From the candidate division KSB1 bacterium genome, one window contains:
- a CDS encoding glycosyltransferase family 2 protein → MALFWQAVVWLCIGMLAYTYLGYPLLMYLLAKLRRRFAPGNTLPATNHRDWPFVNFLIPAYNEQNIIREKVENTLHLDYPRDRLRITVVSDGSTDQTNAMLASYGENEIHFIALPRRQGKTKVLNQIIPTLPGEIIVLSDASGLLQPDALKKLVRHFSDPRVGCVSGVYMFETDDNSLRSMTERLYWKYETFLKTYESRVHSVIGAHGALYAFRRTLFVPLDQKAINDDFIVPMQIIRQGYRVHYEPEAVVSERESTSLPGEFQRRIRINVGNFQMIYVLRSLLNPRRGLVALQFISHKVLRTISPAFILLLPPACLLAEAPLYRLMLGLQAAFYLIGVLGYVQEFFGLRISYLYMPFYFLMGNVAAVFGFVRFILRKQSILWRRV, encoded by the coding sequence ATGGCTCTGTTCTGGCAAGCCGTGGTCTGGCTGTGCATTGGCATGCTGGCCTACACCTACCTGGGCTACCCCCTGTTGATGTATCTGCTGGCAAAGCTGCGGCGGCGGTTTGCGCCGGGCAACACACTGCCAGCCACGAATCATCGCGACTGGCCGTTCGTCAATTTTCTGATCCCGGCGTACAACGAGCAGAACATCATCCGGGAAAAGGTGGAAAACACCCTCCATCTCGACTATCCCAGGGACCGTCTGCGCATCACCGTGGTGTCGGACGGCTCGACCGATCAAACCAATGCCATGCTCGCCAGCTACGGCGAAAACGAGATCCACTTCATTGCCCTGCCCAGGCGCCAGGGCAAAACCAAGGTATTGAATCAAATCATTCCCACCTTGCCCGGCGAAATCATCGTGCTCTCCGATGCTTCCGGGCTGCTGCAGCCGGACGCCCTGAAAAAACTCGTGCGCCACTTCAGCGATCCCCGGGTGGGTTGTGTCTCGGGGGTGTACATGTTCGAGACCGACGACAACTCGCTGCGCAGCATGACCGAGCGGCTCTACTGGAAGTATGAGACCTTTCTCAAAACGTACGAGAGCCGGGTGCATTCCGTGATCGGCGCCCACGGTGCGCTTTACGCCTTTCGCCGCACGCTCTTCGTCCCGCTGGATCAAAAGGCCATCAATGACGATTTCATCGTGCCGATGCAGATCATCCGCCAGGGCTATCGTGTTCACTACGAACCCGAGGCGGTGGTGAGCGAGCGCGAATCCACCAGCCTCCCCGGTGAATTTCAGCGCCGCATCCGCATCAACGTCGGCAACTTTCAAATGATCTACGTGCTGCGCAGCCTGCTCAATCCGCGACGTGGCCTGGTGGCCTTGCAGTTCATCTCGCACAAAGTGTTGCGCACGATCAGTCCGGCTTTCATCCTGCTGCTGCCGCCTGCCTGCCTGCTGGCCGAGGCCCCGCTTTACCGCCTGATGCTCGGGCTGCAGGCGGCTTTCTATTTGATCGGGGTGCTCGGCTATGTGCAGGAGTTTTTCGGCCTGCGCATCAGCTATCTTTACATGCCGTTTTATTTCCTGATGGGCAACGTTGCCGCCGTCTTCGGTTTTGTGCGTTTTATCTTGCGGAAACAGTCGATCCTGTGGCGGCGCGTGTGA
- a CDS encoding glycosyltransferase translates to MTSINKQRVAFLLSQFPCFDETFILREMAALAAAGLRFDIYSIKKSRQRLRHPQAEALLPHLIHRPFLLSREVWLAQLYFIARHPARYLRTLWRLVWESRRRPKTLLKNLLLFPQAVCYARLAQHRGVTLVHGFWATFPATAAWIIHRLTGLRYSFSAHAHDIYEDDTMLVNKLRASEFVLTCTAYNQVHLTQLVPEKGGDIKLIYHGHDLAAFHEDAQNKEGPAAFLRILSIGTLYHTKGFDTLIEACAVLKGAGVPLQCRIVGEGPEKARLQSLIRRHRLEQQVTLSGYLSQEALRPLRRWADVFILLPRPYLHWGIPNVYIEALASGVAVIATPLNAIGELIEPGRTGLIVAADDPEAAAAALTRLFRDVELRRSLAAAGRQRVQQLFDERISTPRVVELFMERLQDEGKQQTPRFREALPVL, encoded by the coding sequence ATGACCAGCATCAACAAGCAACGCGTTGCCTTTTTGCTCTCCCAGTTTCCCTGTTTCGACGAGACCTTCATTCTGCGCGAGATGGCGGCATTGGCGGCTGCCGGCTTGCGGTTCGACATTTATTCGATCAAGAAATCACGCCAGCGCCTGCGGCATCCGCAAGCGGAAGCGCTGCTGCCCCATCTGATTCACCGGCCCTTCCTGCTTTCCCGGGAGGTGTGGCTGGCGCAGCTTTACTTCATTGCACGCCATCCGGCGCGCTACCTGCGCACGTTGTGGCGGCTGGTTTGGGAGAGCCGGCGCCGTCCCAAAACCTTGCTCAAAAACCTGCTGCTCTTCCCCCAGGCGGTGTGCTATGCCCGCCTGGCGCAGCACCGTGGCGTTACCCTGGTGCACGGCTTTTGGGCGACGTTTCCGGCGACCGCAGCCTGGATCATTCACCGCCTGACCGGACTGCGCTACAGCTTTTCCGCGCATGCCCATGACATCTACGAGGACGACACCATGCTGGTCAACAAGCTGCGCGCCAGCGAGTTCGTTCTGACCTGCACCGCTTACAACCAGGTGCATCTCACCCAGCTCGTGCCGGAAAAGGGCGGCGACATCAAGCTCATCTATCACGGCCACGATCTTGCCGCCTTCCACGAGGATGCGCAAAACAAAGAGGGGCCGGCGGCGTTTCTGCGCATTCTTTCCATCGGCACCCTCTATCACACCAAAGGCTTCGACACGCTCATTGAAGCCTGTGCCGTGTTGAAAGGTGCGGGAGTGCCTCTGCAGTGCCGCATCGTGGGGGAAGGCCCGGAGAAGGCGCGGCTGCAATCCCTGATTCGCCGCCACCGGCTGGAGCAGCAAGTCACGCTGTCCGGTTATCTTTCCCAGGAAGCCTTGCGGCCGCTGCGGCGCTGGGCGGATGTATTCATCCTGCTGCCGCGGCCTTATCTGCACTGGGGCATTCCCAATGTGTACATCGAAGCGCTCGCCAGCGGTGTGGCCGTGATCGCCACCCCCTTGAATGCCATCGGCGAACTGATCGAGCCGGGCCGCACCGGGTTGATTGTTGCCGCCGATGATCCGGAGGCCGCCGCCGCTGCGCTCACCCGCCTCTTTCGTGATGTCGAACTGCGCCGCTCCCTGGCAGCCGCCGGCCGGCAGCGCGTGCAGCAACTTTTCGACGAGCGCATCAGCACGCCGCGGGTGGTCGAGTTGTTCATGGAAAGATTGCAGGACGAGGGCAAACAGCAGACGCCCCGGTTCAGGGAGGCCCTGCCGGTTCTTTAG
- a CDS encoding glycosyltransferase family 4 protein: MTDKLTHGGTPLQIIELVLHLDRRQFQPHVIALSQADPELRERLQHAGIAVCVIGQANWVQPRALPAAHRLYRSLRRLRPRIVHAFLATSNVLGGLLGKLAGVPVLITSHRDLGGFDGVHITRLNDWVDRHLATAVTANSLAVRAAVAQRSGRQPETITLLYNGIDVARIAGAADRTAKRRELDLPPQALVIGVVANLRPAKGHRYLLQAFARIADRFPEALLLLCGQEAQNGQLQELQNLAVACGIGGRVRFLGARRDIDAVLHTLDILVSPSLSEGFSNAILEAMAAGLPVIATRVGGSPEQVVDGVTGLLVAPAQVTELQQALLTLLASPALRAQMGKAARARVCECFSVAVMAANHARLYHDLLREKS; encoded by the coding sequence TTGACCGACAAGCTCACGCACGGCGGCACGCCGCTGCAAATCATCGAGCTTGTCCTGCATCTCGACCGCCGGCAATTCCAGCCGCATGTCATTGCCCTCTCGCAGGCCGACCCAGAGTTGCGGGAACGCCTGCAGCACGCCGGCATTGCTGTGTGTGTCATCGGGCAGGCCAATTGGGTGCAGCCGCGCGCGTTGCCTGCCGCCCACAGGTTGTATCGCAGCCTGCGCCGGCTTCGTCCGCGCATTGTGCACGCCTTTCTGGCAACCAGCAACGTGCTGGGCGGGTTGTTGGGCAAACTCGCCGGTGTGCCGGTGCTCATCACCAGCCATCGCGACCTGGGCGGCTTTGACGGCGTGCACATCACACGGTTGAACGATTGGGTCGACCGCCATCTCGCCACCGCGGTCACCGCCAATTCGCTCGCGGTGCGTGCCGCCGTGGCGCAGCGTTCCGGCAGGCAGCCGGAAACCATTACCCTGCTTTACAACGGCATTGATGTCGCCCGCATCGCCGGCGCCGCGGACCGCACGGCCAAGCGCCGCGAGTTGGACCTGCCGCCGCAGGCGCTGGTCATTGGCGTGGTTGCCAACCTGCGGCCGGCCAAGGGCCATCGTTATTTGTTGCAGGCTTTTGCCCGGATCGCCGATCGTTTCCCCGAGGCCCTGCTGCTGTTGTGCGGCCAGGAGGCACAAAACGGCCAATTGCAGGAACTGCAAAACCTGGCGGTGGCCTGCGGCATCGGCGGCCGCGTGCGTTTTCTGGGAGCGCGCCGTGACATCGACGCGGTGCTGCACACGCTGGATATTTTGGTTTCGCCTTCGCTTTCCGAAGGCTTTTCAAATGCGATTTTGGAAGCGATGGCCGCGGGGTTGCCGGTCATCGCCACGCGCGTGGGGGGGAGCCCGGAACAGGTGGTGGACGGGGTCACCGGCCTGCTGGTGGCACCGGCTCAAGTCACGGAATTGCAACAAGCCTTGCTCACCCTGTTGGCTTCCCCGGCGCTGCGCGCCCAAATGGGCAAAGCCGCACGCGCCCGCGTGTGTGAATGCTTCAGTGTCGCAGTCATGGCGGCCAACCATGCCCGGCTTTACCATGATCTGTTGCGTGAGAAGTCTTGA
- a CDS encoding glycosyltransferase: MTRAKAKRPPSSPLCVLHLIEDLDQGGAERVLVNLVSGLNPRRFTPLVCCLRHKGVLAAELEARRIPVIALQKKAGIDPGLLGRLQQLLRSHRVTVLHAHVFTANFWGRLAALLAGVPVRISHEHSTFTVDDRLRRGIERVLAPHTSRIVAVSEQLRRRLLAECCLPAEKVVTIHNGLRLPLVTNRQRQNELVAEFGLERFSPLLGAVGRLEVRKNFPLLLQAMTRVRQEFPRAGLLLVGAGPEAEPLQQQAARLGLREHVIFAGQRRQAHELLPLLTVFCLPSQTEGISMALLEAMAAGVPVVATAVGGNPEIIPQPRYGLLVPAGDHQALATALLETLRDRSTARARAQAAQKFVQQHFTETAMIRKVEELYLQALARR, translated from the coding sequence ATGACACGTGCAAAAGCAAAAAGACCGCCCTCCTCCCCGCTCTGCGTCCTGCACCTCATCGAAGACCTGGATCAGGGCGGGGCCGAGCGCGTGCTGGTCAATCTCGTTTCCGGTTTGAATCCCCGGCGCTTTACGCCGCTGGTTTGCTGCCTGCGGCACAAGGGCGTGCTCGCTGCAGAGCTGGAGGCACGCCGCATTCCGGTGATCGCCTTGCAGAAAAAAGCCGGGATTGACCCGGGACTGCTCGGGCGCCTGCAGCAGCTCCTGCGCAGCCATCGTGTCACCGTGCTGCATGCGCACGTTTTTACCGCCAATTTCTGGGGTCGCCTCGCGGCTCTGCTCGCCGGTGTGCCGGTGCGCATCTCACACGAGCATTCGACCTTTACCGTGGACGACCGTCTGCGCCGCGGCATTGAGCGCGTGCTGGCGCCGCACACCAGCCGCATCGTTGCGGTTTCCGAGCAATTGCGCCGCCGCCTGCTCGCGGAATGCTGCCTGCCCGCGGAGAAGGTCGTCACCATTCACAACGGTCTGCGGCTGCCACTCGTCACCAACCGGCAACGCCAGAACGAGTTGGTGGCTGAGTTTGGCCTCGAGCGTTTCTCGCCACTGCTGGGTGCGGTCGGCCGGCTGGAAGTGCGCAAGAACTTTCCGCTGTTGTTGCAGGCGATGACCCGCGTGCGGCAGGAATTTCCACGGGCCGGTTTGTTGCTGGTGGGCGCGGGGCCGGAGGCGGAACCGTTGCAGCAGCAGGCCGCGCGCCTGGGGCTGCGCGAACATGTCATCTTTGCCGGGCAGCGCCGGCAGGCCCATGAGCTGTTGCCGTTGCTGACGGTATTCTGCCTGCCCTCGCAAACGGAGGGCATCTCCATGGCGCTTTTGGAGGCGATGGCTGCCGGCGTGCCGGTGGTGGCCACGGCTGTTGGCGGCAACCCGGAAATCATTCCGCAGCCGCGCTATGGTTTGTTGGTGCCGGCGGGCGACCACCAGGCGCTCGCAACCGCGCTGCTGGAAACTTTGCGTGATCGCAGCACGGCGCGCGCCCGGGCGCAAGCCGCACAGAAATTCGTGCAGCAACATTTCACCGAAACGGCGATGATTCGCAAGGTGGAGGAACTTTATCTGCAGGCGCTGGCACGCCGGTGA
- a CDS encoding polysaccharide export protein: MKRHLPLPVLLLTAAIGAFAQSAIPQAQMAEPLNKAAYRVGPGDVLQISAGPAALRQESFARTEPVGPDGRISFDLIGSVFVENKTADEIDAELTRRLSEFIIDVEVTVVITSYQARRVFVLGEVNQPGQYLLSKNMSLLDALTLAGSPTIRASRGKIKLIRGNSTAAKPNIIRVDLNKITRKGEVERDLALADGDIIVVPPDNLSKFGYFLDKVLRPLQPLFYIGVITGLLNSIF, encoded by the coding sequence ATGAAACGACACCTCCCGCTTCCTGTTCTGCTGCTCACCGCGGCCATCGGCGCTTTCGCCCAGAGTGCCATCCCGCAGGCGCAGATGGCCGAACCGTTGAACAAAGCGGCCTATCGCGTGGGTCCGGGCGATGTGCTGCAAATCAGCGCCGGGCCCGCGGCCTTGCGTCAGGAGAGCTTCGCACGCACCGAGCCGGTGGGCCCGGACGGCCGCATCTCCTTCGACCTCATCGGCAGCGTGTTCGTCGAAAACAAAACTGCCGATGAAATCGACGCCGAACTGACCCGGCGGTTGAGCGAATTCATCATCGATGTCGAAGTCACCGTGGTGATCACCTCCTATCAGGCGCGACGGGTGTTCGTGCTCGGCGAGGTCAACCAGCCGGGACAATATCTGCTGAGCAAGAACATGTCGCTTCTGGACGCCCTGACGCTCGCCGGCAGCCCCACCATCCGTGCGAGTCGCGGCAAAATCAAACTCATTCGCGGCAATTCCACCGCCGCCAAGCCCAACATCATCCGGGTGGATTTGAACAAAATCACCAGGAAGGGGGAAGTGGAGCGGGATCTGGCGCTGGCGGACGGGGACATTATCGTGGTGCCGCCCGACAATCTCTCGAAGTTTGGTTACTTTTTGGACAAGGTCCTGCGGCCGCTGCAACCGTTGTTTTACATCGGCGTGATTACCGGCTTACTCAATTCCATTTTCTAG
- a CDS encoding polysaccharide deacetylase family protein, whose protein sequence is MYHNISTGRQHVAFREWQPAYDVAAEEFQVHLDLLAQWQQPVHLTFDDGYRSLLAWAEQLGQLQLAATCFVVTAAIGQSGMLQAAEIRALAQAGIAIGSHSHSHRFLQGLTREELYAEIVLPKKILEDMLGREVTRMSLPGGRYDRATLRYACANGYREIFTSIPGRPARPSTGPALLPRWVITGTTSRREFERIVHGDPWHVFKMRSRYFAGRFGKRFLGNHTYHRLWSKLHHLKTSSRAERDQS, encoded by the coding sequence ATGTATCATAACATATCGACAGGCCGGCAACACGTGGCCTTTCGCGAGTGGCAGCCGGCCTATGATGTTGCCGCCGAGGAGTTCCAGGTTCATCTTGACCTCCTGGCGCAGTGGCAACAACCGGTGCATCTCACCTTCGATGACGGCTACCGCAGCCTGCTGGCCTGGGCGGAACAGCTCGGGCAACTGCAACTGGCCGCCACCTGCTTTGTGGTGACCGCCGCCATTGGACAATCGGGGATGTTGCAAGCGGCTGAGATTCGCGCCCTGGCGCAGGCGGGGATTGCCATCGGCAGTCATTCCCATTCGCATCGGTTTTTGCAGGGTCTGACCCGTGAAGAGCTGTACGCCGAGATCGTATTGCCCAAAAAAATTTTGGAAGATATGCTCGGCCGGGAGGTGACGCGCATGTCGCTGCCAGGCGGCCGCTATGATCGCGCCACGCTGCGCTATGCCTGCGCCAACGGCTATCGCGAGATCTTCACCTCCATACCGGGCCGGCCGGCGCGACCGAGCACCGGGCCGGCGCTGCTGCCGCGCTGGGTCATCACCGGCACCACCTCCCGGCGGGAATTCGAACGGATCGTGCACGGCGATCCCTGGCATGTGTTCAAAATGCGCAGCCGCTACTTCGCGGGCAGATTCGGCAAGCGCTTCCTGGGCAATCACACTTATCACCGCCTGTGGAGCAAGCTGCACCACCTGAAAACCTCATCCCGTGCGGAAAGGGACCAATCATGA
- a CDS encoding oligosaccharide flippase family protein gives MTHSLGRFLRHSSHYSIGEILILLSTLVSFPITTRIFAVHEYGLMNLISNALLVLVACAKCGLQNSVVRYYNEYAEQQQPHSVRTFIASLLLGGLAVAAAFTVLWVVAATGFSEFWFGESVLPSLLLLSSALIFLRAGESLLLAFLRAEQQTLLFNGYRVLAKYATLAAILTTLFFIARTLNGFYGAQVFAMSLAFLTLLALRLRRTPLHWRDFAMVVFWQALAYGFPLIGFEFFSMLLAYSDRYLIHFFLDATAVGLYSASYNLADYLKDIVVLPFASAIMPVYMQTWAKKGKEETRKFLQSALRTYALFAAPLIFGCAAVGNNFIRVVASEKFVAGSAIIPWTIVGLMINGALPILAASHYIQKKTRRLVGILTGAMLVNLLGNWLLIPRLGILGAAIAKLASYLFMAVVVTFYTKRFLGLQLPWMAMSKYLAAGALMYLAVVRVHVATPLIDLLAETAVGIVVYFALVAVIDATFRQNLKTYLRRRLALLRRG, from the coding sequence ATGACTCATTCACTGGGACGATTTTTACGACACTCCTCCCACTACTCCATCGGTGAGATTCTCATTCTGCTGTCGACGCTGGTGTCGTTTCCGATCACCACCCGCATCTTTGCCGTGCATGAATACGGCCTGATGAATCTCATCTCGAATGCCCTGCTCGTGCTGGTGGCGTGCGCCAAATGCGGCTTGCAAAACAGTGTCGTGCGCTATTACAACGAATATGCCGAACAGCAGCAGCCGCACAGTGTGCGCACCTTCATCGCCTCGCTGCTGCTCGGCGGACTGGCGGTGGCCGCCGCCTTCACCGTGCTGTGGGTGGTGGCGGCCACGGGCTTTTCGGAGTTTTGGTTCGGTGAAAGTGTGCTGCCCAGTCTGCTGCTGCTGAGCAGCGCTTTGATCTTCCTGCGCGCCGGCGAAAGCCTGTTGCTCGCTTTTTTACGCGCCGAGCAGCAAACCCTGCTCTTCAACGGCTATCGCGTGCTCGCCAAATATGCCACGCTGGCCGCGATTTTGACCACGCTCTTTTTCATTGCCCGCACGCTCAACGGGTTCTACGGCGCGCAGGTGTTCGCCATGAGTCTGGCCTTTCTGACCCTGCTGGCGTTGCGCCTGCGCCGGACTCCGCTGCACTGGCGGGACTTTGCCATGGTGGTGTTCTGGCAGGCGCTGGCTTATGGTTTCCCGCTGATCGGCTTCGAGTTCTTTTCAATGCTGCTGGCCTACAGCGACCGCTATCTGATTCACTTTTTCCTCGACGCCACTGCGGTGGGCCTGTACAGCGCCTCCTACAATCTGGCCGATTATCTCAAAGACATTGTGGTGCTGCCCTTTGCCAGCGCCATCATGCCGGTGTACATGCAAACCTGGGCCAAAAAAGGCAAGGAAGAGACCCGCAAGTTTCTGCAGAGCGCGTTGCGCACTTATGCGCTTTTCGCCGCGCCACTGATTTTCGGCTGCGCCGCAGTCGGCAACAACTTCATCCGCGTGGTGGCCTCGGAAAAATTCGTCGCCGGCAGTGCCATCATTCCGTGGACCATCGTCGGCCTGATGATCAACGGCGCCCTGCCGATTCTCGCCGCCAGCCACTACATCCAGAAGAAAACCCGGCGGCTGGTCGGCATCCTCACCGGCGCGATGCTGGTGAACCTGCTCGGCAACTGGCTGTTGATCCCGCGGCTGGGAATTTTGGGCGCGGCCATCGCCAAACTGGCGAGCTATCTGTTCATGGCGGTCGTGGTGACCTTCTACACCAAGCGCTTCCTCGGGCTGCAGCTTCCCTGGATGGCGATGAGCAAGTATCTGGCCGCGGGCGCGCTCATGTATCTCGCGGTGGTCCGTGTGCATGTCGCAACCCCGCTGATCGATCTCCTGGCGGAAACCGCAGTGGGTATCGTCGTCTATTTCGCCCTGGTGGCGGTCATCGATGCCACCTTTCGCCAAAACCTCAAGACTTACCTGCGCCGCCGTCTCGCACTCCTGCGGCGCGGCTGA
- a CDS encoding right-handed parallel beta-helix repeat-containing protein, with protein MFRKNKKFFHRRAQAGVLLAGLLALLVPNSLWPATRIVKPGESITAKLAGMQPGDTLLVRGGIYNEAISLPVSGTAGRRIVLRGYPGEKPVIAATGTMLNAGKSHWLISDLVFDHQGDASDAIKISGSFLTLRNCELRNGKRDGIEGAAGSSEVTIENCVIRDFVWQAGSDAHGIVLNPGARRWRILNNTIFNCGGDGIQLYADDKTEIANYATDITISGNIFYTTLGSNSENALDFKGVDGCVVEGNEMYGFENKAWVTQKGCRNITGRNNFIHDSQRGIEFRGEGGKSQANIRLLRNVLYNIRQYYAIKFDDVANVEILHNTLANISASSFRIEGKGVSNAVVRNNLIHQSGAVAVAGPFAGQVDHNGWFNAAAKDWQGSGDVTGSDPLFKNAAQGNFELQTTSPARDAGIDVGLPYVGANPDLGAFELGATTPVVLLAFSVAPAAAGARLHWRTSAEHNLLGFEVERRTGDGSFSKLAFIAAAPEGATSGEYEYLDTTAGSGEYTYRLVQIDRDGQARHSAEVMIALGPPAGFALHQNFPNPFSAAGGAGGNQTGTRIAFDLREAAEVNIVIFNLLGQKVKTLTDTLTPAGRHVLMWDGRGSSGEALAAGTYLCRMRVSQRGVVTWTDVRRMTLVQ; from the coding sequence ATGTTCAGGAAGAACAAAAAGTTTTTCCACCGGCGGGCACAGGCGGGGGTCTTGCTGGCCGGCCTGCTGGCGCTGCTGGTGCCCAATAGTTTGTGGCCGGCCACGCGCATCGTGAAACCGGGCGAGAGCATCACTGCCAAACTGGCGGGCATGCAGCCCGGTGACACCCTGTTGGTGCGGGGCGGCATTTACAACGAAGCCATTTCGCTGCCGGTGAGCGGCACCGCCGGCCGGCGCATCGTGTTGCGCGGCTATCCCGGCGAAAAGCCGGTGATTGCCGCCACCGGCACGATGCTGAACGCCGGCAAGTCCCACTGGTTGATCAGTGATTTGGTGTTCGATCATCAGGGCGATGCTTCCGATGCCATCAAGATCAGCGGCAGTTTTCTGACGCTGCGCAACTGCGAGCTGCGCAACGGCAAGCGCGACGGCATCGAGGGTGCCGCGGGCAGCAGCGAGGTGACGATTGAAAATTGCGTGATTCGTGATTTCGTCTGGCAGGCGGGCAGCGATGCCCACGGCATCGTGCTCAATCCCGGCGCCCGGCGCTGGCGCATTCTCAACAACACCATCTTCAACTGCGGCGGCGACGGCATTCAACTCTATGCCGACGACAAGACCGAGATCGCCAACTACGCCACGGACATCACCATTTCCGGCAACATCTTCTACACCACGCTCGGCAGCAACAGTGAAAACGCGCTCGATTTCAAGGGGGTGGACGGCTGCGTGGTGGAGGGCAACGAGATGTACGGCTTCGAGAACAAGGCGTGGGTGACGCAGAAGGGTTGCCGCAACATCACCGGCAGGAACAATTTCATCCACGACAGCCAGCGCGGCATTGAATTCCGCGGTGAGGGCGGCAAATCGCAGGCGAACATCCGACTGCTGCGCAACGTGCTCTACAACATCCGGCAATACTATGCCATCAAGTTCGATGATGTCGCCAATGTCGAGATTCTGCACAATACGCTTGCCAACATCTCTGCCAGCTCGTTTCGCATCGAGGGCAAAGGTGTGAGCAACGCGGTGGTGCGCAACAATCTCATTCACCAAAGCGGTGCGGTTGCAGTCGCCGGGCCGTTTGCCGGCCAGGTGGATCACAACGGCTGGTTCAATGCCGCGGCCAAAGACTGGCAGGGCAGCGGCGACGTCACCGGCAGCGATCCGCTCTTCAAAAATGCGGCACAGGGCAACTTCGAGCTGCAAACCACAAGCCCCGCGCGCGATGCCGGAATTGATGTCGGGTTGCCCTACGTCGGAGCCAACCCGGATTTGGGTGCATTCGAGCTGGGGGCCACCACACCGGTGGTGTTGCTGGCCTTCTCGGTGGCGCCGGCCGCGGCCGGCGCCCGCCTGCACTGGCGCACCTCGGCGGAGCACAATCTGCTCGGTTTCGAGGTGGAGCGCCGAACCGGCGACGGTAGTTTCAGCAAGCTGGCGTTCATTGCCGCGGCGCCTGAGGGCGCAACCAGCGGTGAGTATGAATATCTGGATACCACCGCCGGCAGCGGAGAATACACCTATCGTCTCGTGCAAATCGACCGGGATGGCCAGGCGCGTCACTCTGCCGAAGTGATGATCGCCCTGGGCCCGCCGGCGGGCTTTGCCCTGCATCAAAATTTTCCCAATCCCTTTTCCGCGGCCGGGGGTGCGGGCGGCAATCAGACCGGCACCCGCATCGCCTTCGATTTGCGGGAAGCCGCGGAAGTCAATATCGTCATCTTCAATCTGCTCGGCCAGAAAGTAAAAACGCTTACCGACACCCTCACGCCCGCCGGCCGCCATGTCCTCATGTGGGACGGCCGTGGCAGTAGCGGTGAAGCGCTGGCTGCCGGCACCTATCTCTGCCGCATGCGCGTCAGCCAGCGCGGGGTTGTAACCTGGACGGACGTTCGGCGCATGACCCTGGTGCAATGA